A region of the Sphingomonas sp. S2-65 genome:
AGCTGATCTTCTACACCAATCCGCAATCGCGCGGCCGCATCGCGCGGTGGATGCTGGAGGAAGTCGGCGCGCCGTACCGCACCGAGGTCGTCGACTATGGCACGGCGATGAAGGACGGGGCGTACCGCGCGATCAACCCGATGGGCAAGGTGCCGGCGATCGTGCACGGCGGCAAGGTCGTCACCGAATGTGCGGCGATCTGCGCGTATTTGGCCGAGGCGTTCCCCGAGGCCGGGCTGGCGCCGCTACCCGAGGAACGCGCCGATTACTACCGCTGGCTGTTCTTCTCGGCCGGGCCCATCGAGCAGGCGGTGACCAACAATTGGGCCAAGTTCGAAGCCTCCGAAGAGCAGAGCCGGATGTTCGGCTATGGCAGCTACGGCCTTGCCGTCGACGTGCTCGAACAGGCGGTGTCGGCGCACCCCTATATCGCCGGCGAGCGCTTCACCGCCGCCGATGTCTATGTCGGGTCGCAAGTGGGCTGGGGCGTGATGTTCGGCACGCTGCCCAAGCGCGACGCGTTCCTGGCCTATCACGCACGCCTGACCGGGCGGCCCGCTTATCAGCGCGCCGCGGAGAGCGACGACAAGCTGATCGCCGCAGCAGCCTGATACGGCGCCTGATACGGGCCCCGACACGACAAAGGCCAGGACGCAGATGCGTTCCTGGCCTTCGCGGTGAAAGGTAGCCGCTTACAGCGCCCTTTACGTACAGCAGCGCAGCCAGATAACCGGATGCTGCTTACAGGCAGTAGTTAGAGGGCGATGGTGTAGCTGAGGAAGTCCGGAACCGGGCCGTTCCAGCCTTCATCGGGGCCGTCGTCGGCGGCATTGGCGTAGCGCCGCGGTTCACGCGCGAGCATGTCGGGCGAGCGATCTTCCGAGGTCGACCGATTGCGGCCACGGGGCGCACGATCGCCGCGTTCCGAGCGCTCGTTCCGCTCTGGCCGCTCCACACGTTCCGGTCGCTCTGCGCGTTCCGGGCGTTCGGCACGCTCAGGGCGTTCGGCACGTTCGCTGCGCTCCGGACGTTCGGGGCGTTCGCTGCGTTCGGGGCGGGGGCTTTGCTCTTGCGGCGCGGCCTGCTCCGGACGCTCCGGCTGTTCGGTGCGCGCGGCACGCTCGCCGCGGGATCCGCGCTCGCCACGACCGGCGCGTTCGCCCCGGCCACCTCGTTCGCGGCGCTTGCCGCCTTCAGGCGCCGGCTGCGCCGCTTCGGCTTCTTCCGGCCGATCGCCGGAAACGTTCACGCGGGCGATCTTCTGGCCGGTGAGCTTCTCGATCTCGGCGATGTTCTCGGCATCTTCCGGCGTGATCAGCGTGTAGGCGATGCCGGTGGCGCCGCCGCGGCCGGTGCGGCCGATGCGGTGGACATAATCGTCGGGATGCCAGGGCGCGTCGAAGTTGAAGACGTGGCTGACACCCTTCACGTCGAGGCCGCGTGCGGCGACGTCGGAGGCGACCAGAATGTTGACGTCACCCGACTTGAACCGCTCAAGCTCGGCGATGCGCGCGGGCTGGTCCATGTCGCCATGAATCTCGGCGGAGCGGAAGCGATGCTTCTTCAGGCTCTTGTTGAGATCGCGGACCGTGGTCTTGCGGTTGCAGAAGATGATCGCGGTGTGGACATCCTCACGCTCCAGCAGAGTGCGCAGCACGCGGCGCTTCTCGACGCCGCTCGAAGAGACCGGAACGAGGTGCTGGGTGATGTTGATGTTGGTGCTGGCCGGGCGGGCAACCTCGATCTGCTTGGGATTGTCGAGGAACTTGTCGGCCAGCTTCTTGATGACCGGCGGCATCGTCGCCGAGAACAGCAGGGTCTGGCGCTGCTTGGGCAGCTTGGTGCAGATTTCCTCGATATCGGGGATGAACCCCATGTCGAGCATCCGATCGGCCTCGTCGATCACCAGCAGGCTGCAACCGGTCAGCAGGATCTTGCCGCGGCCATAGAGGTCCATGAGGCGGCCCGGCGTGGCGATGAGGACGTCGACGCCCTTTTCCAACGCCTTGACCTGGTCGCCCATCTGCACGCCGCCGATCAGCAGGGCCATAGAGAGCTTGTGGTGGACGCCGTACTTCTCGAAATTCTCCGCCACCTGGGCGGCGAGCTCCCGCGTCGGCTCGAGGATCAGCGAGCGCGGCATCAGCGCGCGGGTGCGCCCTTCGCCGAGCACGTCGATCATCGGCAGCACGAACGCGGCGGTCTTGCCGGTGCCGGTCTGGGCGATGCCGACAAGGTCGCGGCCCATCAGCACCGACGGAATCGCCTGACGCTGGATCGGCGTGGGATCGGTGTAGCCTGCAGCGGTCACCGCGCGCAGAAGGTCGTCAGAAAGGCCGAGATCGGCAAAGCTCATGCGTTCATCCGGAAAACGGACGCGATTACCCACGTCACCTAGCGAAAATCGCTTGCGGATTTGCCGGCCAATGTCAAGCGCGGCCGGAAGCGAGACGCGCCTTTAGGCGAAGGCAGGGCGGAAGGTTTTCCTTTCCTGGGGCCTCAGCCATTCCAAGCATCGCAGACCCGATAACCGCGCGCGGAAGCTGATCGCCCAAGTGGGCCCAG
Encoded here:
- a CDS encoding glutathione S-transferase family protein, which produces MTDELIFYTNPQSRGRIARWMLEEVGAPYRTEVVDYGTAMKDGAYRAINPMGKVPAIVHGGKVVTECAAICAYLAEAFPEAGLAPLPEERADYYRWLFFSAGPIEQAVTNNWAKFEASEEQSRMFGYGSYGLAVDVLEQAVSAHPYIAGERFTAADVYVGSQVGWGVMFGTLPKRDAFLAYHARLTGRPAYQRAAESDDKLIAAAA
- a CDS encoding DEAD/DEAH box helicase; amino-acid sequence: MSFADLGLSDDLLRAVTAAGYTDPTPIQRQAIPSVLMGRDLVGIAQTGTGKTAAFVLPMIDVLGEGRTRALMPRSLILEPTRELAAQVAENFEKYGVHHKLSMALLIGGVQMGDQVKALEKGVDVLIATPGRLMDLYGRGKILLTGCSLLVIDEADRMLDMGFIPDIEEICTKLPKQRQTLLFSATMPPVIKKLADKFLDNPKQIEVARPASTNINITQHLVPVSSSGVEKRRVLRTLLEREDVHTAIIFCNRKTTVRDLNKSLKKHRFRSAEIHGDMDQPARIAELERFKSGDVNILVASDVAARGLDVKGVSHVFNFDAPWHPDDYVHRIGRTGRGGATGIAYTLITPEDAENIAEIEKLTGQKIARVNVSGDRPEEAEAAQPAPEGGKRRERGGRGERAGRGERGSRGERAARTEQPERPEQAAPQEQSPRPERSERPERPERSERAERPERAERPERAERPERVERPERNERSERGDRAPRGRNRSTSEDRSPDMLAREPRRYANAADDGPDEGWNGPVPDFLSYTIAL